The genomic segment ATTCTTCTTGTAAATCGGATGGCTCACCTCACGATCGACACGGACGACGATCGTTTTCTGGTTGGCGTTCGAGATGACGATGCCTGTTTTGCTACGCATTTAAATAAGATTATTTTTCAGATTTTTTAAAAAGTCCTTTCGGTTCGACTTTTTTGACTTTCACATCTTTGTTGGATTTGGCTTCGATTTTTTCTGCTTCGGTTGCTTCAGCTTTTTCCGCCTTTTTCGGAGCAGCTTTTTCTTTCTTGGTTGTTTGCTTTTTCTCGATCTCAGCTGAAAATTCTTTGGCTTTCTTACCGACCGCGTCGGAGGTCTTTTCGACTTTGTCGCCGAATTTGGTGCGGCGAGCTGCTTCCGTCAGAAGCTGGGCGAGATATTTTTTGAGGATTTTGATGAGATGCAAATCTTTCAAATGATTCGTTCTCACGCCCATTTTTTGGCGGAAAAGTGTGTCGCGCGTGCGCGTCACTTCCTCGTGGAGATCACGATCGGAGAGTTGCGCGATTTCAGAAAATGTCAGCATTTTATTCGTGTTCTTTGGTTACAAATTTAGTCTTGACCGGGAACTTGTGGGAAGCGAGTTCGAAGGCTTCACGGGCTTGCTCGACTGTCACACCTTCGAGTTCG from the Patescibacteria group bacterium genome contains:
- the rpmC gene encoding 50S ribosomal protein L29, which gives rise to MLTFSEIAQLSDRDLHEEVTRTRDTLFRQKMGVRTNHLKDLHLIKILKKYLAQLLTEAARRTKFGDKVEKTSDAVGKKAKEFSAEIEKKQTTKKEKAAPKKAEKAEATEAEKIEAKSNKDVKVKKVEPKGLFKKSEK